A window of Strix aluco isolate bStrAlu1 chromosome 2, bStrAlu1.hap1, whole genome shotgun sequence contains these coding sequences:
- the GPA33 gene encoding cell surface A33 antigen produces MRRTAMKRLWLFVFSAILVTAHALTVEAPAKEIQVARGKNVTLRCHFKTQTSVTSGDFVVWRKIKSEDDAVTRYFDGLVQYGKGYENRIQFSGDVNTGDVSITINAVTMEDNGTYACSVRLRNDPPRQSATLSLFVLVAPSKPECNILGTTEYGQTINLTCISHEGSPKPRYTWQSFNVQNEPRVLQTTEGEQITLKNISADTSGFYICTSTNIVGKEFCNMTVSVVPPSMNIALYAGIIGGAVAAIIVIGILAYCCCCRADKDTDYEMTEREDRHEPSKEMPTRNQRAEDDVEDE; encoded by the exons atgaggaggacgGCAATGAAAAGACTTTGGCTGTTCGTTTTCAGTGCAA TTCTGGTGACTGCTCATGCCCTCACTGTGGAAGCACCTGCCAAGGAAATACAGGTGGCACGAGGGAAGAATGTTACTCTCCGCtgtcattttaaaacacagacttCTGTTACCTCAGGAGATTTTGTTGTCTGGAGGAAAATCAAGAGTGAG GATGATGCTGTCACTAGGTATTTTGATGGACTTGTACAGTATGGCAAGGGTTATGAAAACCGTATACAGTTTAGTGGTGATGTAAACACAGGGGACGTCAGTATCACCATCAATGCAGTGACCATGGAAGACAATGGGACATACGCATGCAGCGTTCGTCTGAGGAATGACCCCCCCAGGCAGTCTGCAACCCTATCTCTTTTCGTCCTTG tTGCACCATCCAAGCCAGAATGCAATATCTTGGGGACAACAGAATATGGACAGACAATCAATCTGACCTGCATTTCTCATGAGGGCTCCCCAAAGCCCAGATATACCTGGCAAAGCTTCAATGTACAAAACGAGCCCCGTGTACTGCAAACAACAGAAG GGGAACAGATAACTCTGAAGAACATCTCGGCGGATACCTCTGGATTTTACATCTGCACTTCAACGAACATTGTGGGAAAGGAATTTTGCAACATGACAGTCAGCGTTGTGCCAC CATCCATGAACATAGCTCTTTATGCTGGCATCATTGGTGGAGCTGTTGCTGCAATTATAGTTATTGGTATTTTAGCCTATTGCTGCTGCTGTCGGGCAGACAAGGACACGGACTATGAGATGAC GGAGAGAGAAGACAGACATGAACCCTCCAAGGAGATGCCTACAAGGAACCAGAGAGCAGAGGATGATGTTGAAGATGAATGA